atctcctacacacccaaaatataagagaaaaatatcaaataataataaaatataataactcttgtttatatatatatatatatatatatatatatatatatatatgtaaagctATCATTCCTCCCACGTGCACACCGCAAATCCGCAaaaccatttatatatatatatatatacacatgatGAATGGGACGATGGACAGACGAACGGACGATTACATGATGAATGGGACGACGAATAGTTATagctttacatatatatatatatatatatatatatattattatccaATAATAATTATGATGAACACAATTTAATACCAATgatcaaaaataattttatggagtagttgtaacagattaagaaaataaaataaaattagattcacccattattgaataaggaatgagaattcttaccttgaaaacagaatcgaaagTGATgattagagaagtaaaaatttagggtttctctgttgagagtatttgatagaaaaaggaggtgacaaataggttttgagagcaaagtttagcagaagagatgattagggtatatatatatatttcaagagttctattaggtataggatgggataagagttattattgaactggtttgttcagattacagatatatatttaatttcaaaaataatatttatatatatctagaaataaataagcagaccatccaataaaatatatatattttttataaatatgttcaattattattagttaattaaaataaaataataataaataataaatgtatatggatTTTCAcattacatgataggaagacaaatggcaagctaatatggtgccatgtgtcaccatctcatggtgccacatgtcaccatgtgaaatgatcaaattacccttatgttgtaattttgagttcttagcccaaaatcattatttctcctattCTAATCAatgtatatcaaatataaatcaattaattaatctcaattaattaatttctcataattaaattcatatttaaatactttaaatataaatttaatttatgctatacattaaataacctagatttggtttcaagtcatactagggactttgcaatcttattgtaaacaaaacttatttaattaatcaattaaactctttaattaatcaattaaatcacattttacttggtgattatcttgtgtatgtgtgtgactcactaggcttgtcactaattgacaatgagatatgatattaactcttaatattatcagaactctttcttactataaatgatttctctaaatcattttaggcatctcatagactatggttgacacttagcatagcgtgccatggccacctaatcagtaataaggaatacttattcttgattaattagattttcttgtcagaaactcttttctaactaaatctgtctgtcctggccaggaacttgaaacatcaagaacaattaaatgaatataggaccttatccctatttacttagggtaacagattccatcttgatcaatatctacctccatatataactagtaggagccaacacatgcccatatacccatacacagtacaagtatgaaagcagtgtcaaactcaaaccacctatatacaagataactgtgttatcttaggtctgaAGATTatctgcactgatatgatatatgacaatgcattgacaatagtaaacttcatgtgcttgtcatatgcgtcaatggttcggcctacttattatgtataagtgtctatcatgtttattatatggcatgagactcacaattccatcttatttatatctcatataaatactttgggaacaaacatgattacaatctttctggataaatcatgtccttattgtgaatatcctcgattgtgaatcaatttatgatactttgtgctagaaatactgtcactcatattcttaacaacttaagaatataatttctaaaaaaaaatcaaggaccttttctattacacataaatatattatgtaaacggaaaagtgaaattatcttttattaataaaatatatacaatatacatactaaatgatatgctctaggacatactactaacactttcaTCAATGAATTCTATTAGCTCAAAAACATAATAAATTCAATTCCAAAATAGGGAATATTGTTGAGGCATCTAAACCAAAGTAGGTTGCTCTCAGCTGCTTGGTGAGCTGGACATTCTTCTCAGATTGCTTTATCATCTATCTGTATTATTAATGGCATTTCTTAGTTCCATTTCTAAGAATATAAATAATGAAGGAAACTTTTATCTCCTAAAAGGGTGCTAACCTGTCACAATGAACTCTCTCCTTCCTCCCCTCCCCATAGGATGGAAATAATAGAAAGAAAAACAATATGATTATTTTAAATTTCTAAGGTCAGTAAAAAGCTCatagttttatattatttatacaaCAGGTTATTATATATGCGGCATTGTATCTGAAACTTAGAGGAGATCCTGATTTACACGCCGACAGTCGGGAGAATTATGCAGCAAGAATAACTGATATTTTGAATCCAGGGAGGATAACAGGAATTAGAAGAGATGCATGCATTCAACTGTTAAAATCGAATGCCGATCTGAGGGACCTCACTTTTATGAAGCCTTTACATGTGAGGATCAAATTGGATTGTGTTGATCACCCAAAAGCAGATAATGGAAAAGATATCATCTTGACCAATTCCTCCTTGGAAGTCAATGTAACACTTTAGACGTGAAAATTGCTGCTGTTGCTGACAGGTACAATACAATGGTTGTGATATTGGCTTCATTTGCACTTGGAGCTGGAATCAGGGTGTTGCACTCATGGCTGAATGCATCTTCAGTTTCTTATGTACTATTACTAACATTATATGTTATTAATTGAAACAATACAATACAATACAATGGTTGTGATATTGGCTTCATTTGCACTTGGAGCAGGAACCAGGGTGTTGCACTCAATGGCTGAATGCGTCTTCAGTTTGTTATGTACTATTACTAACTTTATATGTTATTAATTGAAACGAAACCTTaataaataaattagtataaattgTCTATCAGTTTTCTTAAAATGAAATTCATAGTGAATTTTAGAAAAATATGatcattttcaaatttctttttcaTGCTTCTTGTAACTTGCATTTATACTTTTATAAAAAGTAATACAAGTAAATTTTTAcataatcattttaatttttatttcttttaaaatgaacaatttaaattaaaaaaaattaaattcttttatgagaattctaattttagtattttattttattgtgagAATTATGTTTGAATTagcaatttataattaattaaaactctATTATGTGTCCTACATTTAGATAaatacataattaaaatttagaaaactgAAATAGAAATTGTTCATCATTACGACCCAAAAACCACGTGAGGATGGGGCCAAACTCAAATGCTTACTTCTTAAAAGTATTTCAATTCTAAaaacattttaaaaaattataattatgctaataaaattaatattaaatagatataattaataaaaacataCATTTTCATTTTATACCAAAAAAGTATGCTAAATTATATGGTcatcaataaatatataataaattatatcatttttaaaaaaaattaaaataaaaatatagactAATTATCGGAATAAGATTGTTGGATGGTAATCAAATTAACTAAAAACCAGCCCAGCAGtcgtaaataatttttttttatcattattattaattaatttttattattttaaacattaatataaattttattcaatttttataatttgaaaaatataattatataatttttttattttttaagctttaaattatttaattcctataaaaataatttattttttaatatattaattaacagAAAATAAACCGAAAAGACTAATctatttttttgaaataaaaatgaaatagttttaagaattaaataataatttttaatatgaattttatttttatgggtACCATTTTTTTAATGCACTGTACATATACCTTAATAAACCCGCTTTTGCTTCTTGGACGTCCAACTCCAAGCAAGCATATGAGTTTGACGACGGTCTCCCGGGACCCTAGAGAACGCAAACGAAATCAAAAAGGCGCTAAGCGTTTTGGGCAAGCAACCGTatattcttcattttctttttatccaACGACTACGTTCCCATTTCCTATCAAGCGCAACTCTCCTCTTCCAGAgttattctcttcatttcttcGCAGAAATGAACAAAGTCCTCTTGTTCCATTCTTTGTAACAATCGGTTTCATTCTTCTGCTACTAATTTTTCTTAATATTGATTCATTCTGTTAACGAAAACTGCAAATTTGATGGCTATGTGTAAGCGTAGTGTTCAATTAGGGCTGAATGCTGCGTTTCATTTCACCAAGTTTCGATCTATCAATTCATCTTCAACTTCTTTTGCTAATGGATTTGAGTACAGACAGATATCTCAGCTCGTTAACTCTAATGTAAAGCGCGCGTTTCTCGTTGATACATTGGCTCTGGTAATTCATTTTCTGTTTGTAAAGGAAGATGTGAAAACTTTTAGAGAAGATAGCAGTTTTCGCTGTTTGTTTGATTTATTTTTTGGTTGAATTGGAAAAGGTGAGAGGTTTGGAAGCGCAAGGTGTGCCTTCGAAGCAGGCTGAGGCGATAACTGCTGCTATCACTGAAGTGTTAAACGATAGCTTGGAAAATGTGGCGCATTCTTTTGTTTCCAAGGCTGAAATGCAAAAGGTAATGATCTCGATCgctttttcattattattattattattattattattatttctttttagtttttGGCTTAGCGTAGCTGTTATGTTTTGCATGCATACTGTTCGACGTTTTTACTGTAAAATAAATAGGTAATGTTTTTCCATGTATTTTGGAGATCTGTAGAGTGAAATGATTCAAGAATCAAATTTGTCAAAGTTCAAGTCTGAAGTACAGAGTTCTCAGGTAGTTCTTTGATTTCCTTCCTGAAATTCTTGTTCATGTGTAGTTTTTAGATCTTTGTTAGACTATTTTTTGTTTATAATATCGCTAGCGATTTAGTTCCTGTATTTGTATTGAGTTCTGTATATATATTCAACTTCAACAGTACAACTAACTTAGTGATGTTATGGATGAAATAATATGATCTGATATTTTTGGCCTGATAGCATTTACATTTGACTTGAATGTAGATTAGACTTGAGAatctttaaaagtttaggaaataTTTCGTAATGTTTTGGTAAGTGTATTTGGACATAGACACAGTTGTAGTAGAGTGCTTTGTTGGTTTGAATCTAGGACTCATTTAAAATCTGAAGAAGCATTCACAGTTTTAGAGAGTAATTTAGAGGTTTGTCTTTTAGGCAAAGAATTTACTCCGTAGACAATTTAGATTTTAACTGATTATAATGAAAGAACTTTTAAGACTTTCAGATTCATAAATACTGGCTTTGGGCTGTCTTGGTTATCAGTTACTTTGATGAATTTGCATTTGTAAATATAGGGAAAATGATGGATTACCTTTTCCTTTGCTGCTCATTGGTTCTGGATAAAAATTTGTGGCAATTTGAGTGTTTTTGTTACTTCTTGATCCCAAAAGATCTCCTTATTTTGGGACTTATAAGTTTGTCTTAGCATATCAATTGCGTACACATTAAAGAGGGAGAGAGATGGGTCCCTACTTATTTTCCATTGCTTTCTTTCTTTTGATTTGACGTTTCCAGTTTAAGgtggtttctctctctctctctctctctctctctctgagcaTCATCCTGCTGATGGAAGGAGACCATAGGTGCAGTAATTGACTTCACTTGCCAAATATCATTGTATTGGCAGTGGACTAGAAAGTTGATCCATGCTTACTAGAGAGGGAATAGTACAGCAATTATGAAAGCTAGGTTGGAGACAAATGGCAATTGGTGACTTACATCTTGCTTGGGCTAGGAGCACACATTTTGTTGCCTGTTGCATGTATGTTTAAACCTATGGCGTCAAataatgaacaaatattgataaaaaaggaGTTGCTATGAAATGTCAACAGCCCATTGGACTGAACTTTATGAAAGGTTGCTGATGGCTGATCACCTTCCAATGTGAGTGGTGTTTGCTTCAACTTTTCTGTGTGACATTGCAAACCAAAGATGGTGCTTATTGTTCAGCCTTATGTTGGATAGTTACAAATCTATGAGGCATTGAATCCCTTTCACAATTTTGGCTTTTGGGGCATGCTCTTAGCACATGTGAGCTATTAATATGCCATGTGGACTGGGAATGGTTAAGAGCATCAAATTACCATTCACCACAAACTTTCTTCGCTCTGCTTCTGgtatctggttattttttctcaGTTATGGATTTGTTATTAAATTTTCACATGCTTGCTTGTATGAAGCCATGATGAAGGTATGGTGTTCTGTCTGATATTATAAATTTTGTTTCTTACATGTCCATTCTGAAAATTCCTTGATACTGCAAGTTCTTGATTTTATAAGAAGTAATGGTGGTCCTTTTGGTGTAATTTCTTTCTGAAGAATTCTTCATGATGCAGGAGCATCATTTTTCTTTGTTGCAACGTGAGACTGAAAAACTACGGAGCGACATAGATAAAATGCGCAGTGAACTGAGGTCTGTGTGAGCAAGTGTTTGCTAAGTGCTAACTTCAGCTTGAATGTTTGATGTGTGGATGTTTACAGTTTAAGACTTTCTCTAAAACAGGTATGAAATTGACAAGGTCACGGCTGGGCAGCGTTTGGATTTAAATCTTGAAAGAGGGTAAGGAAGATAAACTCTGTTATGTGCTAAATAGGTGTTGCTGCGCCATTGTGTACCAGCGTACCAGTGGACCTGATCAGTCGATCCTAGAAGCAATGGACTTAAGTTGATAATCTATGCACTCAAATCTTTgctcttcttttatttttcctcaacAAATCTATGCTTATGGTTGTTGAATGCAACAATCTGAAGTTGTGGGGACTTGTTCAGTATTGTGATTTAATCTTTGTCTATAAGGCCATTGCTTGTTTGCCTAGCAA
This Hevea brasiliensis isolate MT/VB/25A 57/8 unplaced genomic scaffold, ASM3005281v1 Scaf1, whole genome shotgun sequence DNA region includes the following protein-coding sequences:
- the LOC110644106 gene encoding protein FMP32, mitochondrial, whose protein sequence is MAMCKRSVQLGLNAAFHFTKFRSINSSSTSFANGFEYRQISQLVNSNVKRAFLVDTLALVRGLEAQGVPSKQAEAITAAITEVLNDSLENVAHSFVSKAEMQKSEMIQESNLSKFKSEVQSSQEHHFSLLQRETEKLRSDIDKMRSELRYEIDKVTAGQRLDLNLERGRIRDELANQNAETTNLTNKLDREIHALRAQLEAAKYDVIKYCIGTLVSISAVGLAVLRILL